The Pelagibacterium halotolerans B2 genome has a segment encoding these proteins:
- a CDS encoding glycosyltransferase, translated as MSVVRPFDDVELAEALAAPPGWSRQAASDILGRAQRIGTDPIEVMAALDPTDREGPYRRAASFLGVPHRSEIATFLSQFDTDLEADRLGGLRSVRGSIAGHEVLFLAPGFAHLRGLAARIKQDENLRRKLCIVSPATLDAAIAQTNPEPLTANALQRLARRFPIASAHLDLPLGVRLGFVTSMVALTALATMPAFLNLSPILAVMALILGIPSAFRMWAAFTFERNSPLRPDTLLNDRDLPVYSVLIPLRDEAHMVAQIARAMQALDYPAEKLDIKFVVESASPRTVRAARKHLGDRRFSLIVVPRCRPYTKPKALNFALPLARGEHVVVFDAEDLPDPGQLRTAASLFATDVTLECLQGELVIANGSRNWITRMFAAEYAGHFGVLLPAIGRAGFPVPLGGTSNHFRTATLKNIGAWDAFNVTEDADLGIRMARLGLRVESLETVTLEEAPETVMAWVRQRSRWIKGWMQTLLVHSARPGRLLADLGWANLAAFYIFVGGMVLSFSVHGVFLISTVTTLLYGLITTGSADMSTAAGLGTLLFGYAGAIVVSILGLDRIGRKDIAPWLIVLPAYWLMAWCAVMLAAFELVIRPYHWSKTKHKGVDPAQPKPTPRPAGSSHTQTTQ; from the coding sequence ATGAGCGTCGTGCGGCCGTTTGACGATGTCGAACTCGCTGAAGCATTGGCCGCGCCACCGGGCTGGTCCCGGCAAGCGGCCAGTGACATCCTCGGGCGTGCCCAACGCATAGGGACCGATCCCATCGAGGTTATGGCCGCGCTCGATCCAACCGATCGCGAAGGCCCGTATCGCCGGGCTGCCAGCTTTCTGGGCGTTCCACATCGCAGCGAAATCGCCACGTTTCTTTCTCAATTCGACACCGATCTCGAGGCTGACCGCCTTGGCGGACTGCGTTCGGTCAGGGGAAGCATCGCAGGCCATGAGGTGTTGTTCCTCGCGCCGGGATTTGCGCATCTGCGCGGATTGGCAGCACGGATCAAGCAGGATGAAAATCTCCGGCGCAAGCTGTGCATCGTCTCGCCCGCCACGCTCGATGCAGCAATCGCCCAGACCAACCCCGAACCGCTGACGGCCAATGCCCTGCAGCGGCTGGCGCGCCGCTTTCCCATAGCAAGCGCCCATCTCGACCTTCCGCTGGGGGTACGGCTCGGCTTTGTTACATCCATGGTCGCGCTTACCGCGCTTGCCACAATGCCCGCCTTTCTCAATCTTTCACCCATCCTCGCAGTGATGGCGCTTATACTGGGAATTCCGTCGGCCTTCCGGATGTGGGCCGCCTTCACGTTCGAACGCAACAGTCCGCTGCGGCCAGACACCCTGCTTAATGACCGCGATCTTCCGGTCTATAGTGTGCTCATTCCCCTCCGAGACGAGGCGCATATGGTTGCGCAAATCGCGCGGGCCATGCAAGCGCTCGACTATCCGGCCGAAAAACTGGACATCAAATTCGTCGTCGAAAGCGCCAGCCCGAGAACCGTGAGGGCCGCGCGAAAACACCTCGGCGACCGGCGTTTTTCGCTGATCGTGGTCCCACGCTGCCGACCCTATACCAAGCCCAAGGCTCTCAATTTTGCCCTGCCCCTTGCCCGGGGTGAGCACGTGGTGGTGTTCGACGCCGAAGACCTGCCCGACCCTGGTCAGCTGCGGACGGCTGCCAGTCTTTTTGCCACCGACGTGACGCTGGAATGTCTGCAGGGTGAACTGGTGATCGCCAATGGATCGCGAAACTGGATCACACGCATGTTTGCCGCCGAATATGCCGGGCATTTCGGCGTGCTGCTGCCGGCAATCGGCCGGGCGGGCTTTCCCGTTCCATTGGGCGGGACCTCGAATCACTTCCGGACGGCAACGCTGAAAAACATCGGCGCATGGGATGCGTTCAACGTCACCGAGGATGCCGACCTGGGCATTCGCATGGCGCGACTGGGCCTGCGGGTCGAAAGCCTTGAGACGGTTACGCTGGAGGAAGCGCCGGAAACGGTGATGGCCTGGGTCCGCCAACGCTCGCGCTGGATCAAGGGGTGGATGCAGACCCTTCTTGTGCATTCGGCGCGTCCGGGACGGCTTCTGGCCGATCTGGGCTGGGCCAACCTTGCCGCCTTCTACATTTTCGTAGGCGGCATGGTGCTCTCGTTTTCCGTCCACGGAGTGTTCCTGATTTCCACGGTCACCACGCTGCTTTATGGCCTGATAACCACGGGGTCCGCCGATATGTCGACAGCGGCGGGGCTGGGCACGCTGTTGTTTGGCTATGCGGGTGCCATCGTCGTCAGCATTCTCGGGCTCGACAGGATCGGGCGCAAGGATATCGCGCCCTGGTTGATTGTCCTGCCGGCCTATTGGCTGATGGCATGGTGTGCGGTGATGCTCGCGGCGTTCGAACTCGTGATCCGGCCCTATCACTGGTCAAAAACCAAGCATAAGGGGGTCGATCCGGCCCAGCCGAAGCCGACGCCGCGCCCGGCGGGGTCATCGCATACGCAAACCACCCAATAG
- a CDS encoding transporter substrate-binding domain-containing protein, with translation MLRAALLAAFIFIGATGCAGAQNLPVHVDPGARDDMIDPVAVPALRFLTTPDFPPFNYTDAAGRLTGFNIDLADAICARLEARCTIQSWPWDRVQDALADNQGDALIAGLDIGGSAGERFDFSRIYLQLPARFVTQRPVFPDFDPQAITGTVAVREGSAHADLAERTLGRAQMAFYPSEFEALNAIASGEADFFFGDAARASFWLNENPDCCAFAGEAYFRPDLFGAGLAVAVPIGLDNVRVAINWALTRLQREGRIDEIYLRWFPVSFY, from the coding sequence GTGCTTCGGGCAGCTCTCCTAGCCGCTTTCATTTTCATTGGCGCGACAGGCTGCGCCGGCGCGCAGAACCTGCCCGTTCATGTCGATCCCGGCGCGCGCGACGACATGATCGATCCCGTAGCTGTCCCCGCCTTGCGCTTCCTGACGACGCCCGATTTCCCGCCTTTCAATTATACTGATGCCGCAGGACGGCTGACCGGCTTCAATATCGATCTGGCCGATGCCATTTGCGCGCGGCTCGAGGCGCGCTGCACCATCCAGTCATGGCCATGGGATCGGGTCCAGGATGCCTTGGCCGACAATCAGGGCGATGCACTGATCGCCGGGCTCGATATCGGTGGCAGCGCGGGAGAGCGCTTCGATTTTTCCCGCATCTATCTGCAATTGCCCGCAAGGTTCGTGACGCAACGACCCGTTTTCCCCGACTTCGATCCGCAGGCAATAACCGGCACGGTAGCGGTGCGCGAAGGCTCGGCCCACGCCGATCTGGCCGAACGCACGCTCGGGCGCGCGCAGATGGCTTTCTATCCCAGCGAGTTCGAGGCACTTAACGCCATTGCTTCAGGGGAGGCCGATTTCTTTTTTGGCGATGCCGCCCGCGCTTCGTTCTGGCTCAACGAAAACCCCGATTGTTGCGCCTTTGCGGGCGAGGCCTATTTCCGGCCCGATCTTTTCGGTGCGGGTCTGGCTGTGGCCGTGCCGATCGGCCTGGACAACGTTCGGGTCGCCATCAACTGGGCTTTGACCCGTCTGCAGCGTGAGGGCCGCATCGACGAGATTTATCTCCGCTGGTTCCCGGTCAGCTTTTACTAG
- a CDS encoding lysine--tRNA ligase produces the protein MSQTLPPLDPSAIAAAPNARAWPFEEAKKVVRRAEKLDKDEVIFETGYGPSGKPHIGTFGEVMRTTMVRTAFRLLTGDAIKTRLICFSDDMDGMRKIPDNVPSREALEPYLQMPLTAVPDPWTNEFSSFGEHNNAMLRRFLDTFGFDYEFASATDYYKSGKFDAMLLRALERYDDIMNVMLPTLGAERQATYSPILPISPTSGRVLYVPMKEVNAKDGTVTFTDEDGRDVTVPVTGGNVKLQWKPDFGMRWAALGVDFEMFGKDHQTNQVIYDRICAILGGTPPEHYVYELFLDEEGQKISKSKGNGITIDEWLTYASSESLSLFMFQKPRTAKRLYFDVIPKAVDEYFTFAAKAQSEDAGQLLENPTFHIHSAMPPAYDMPVSFALLLNLATASNPESREVMWGYISAYAPGVTPQTHPHLDALVGYAMRYFEDFVEKSYRAPDDVERKALEELSDTLARLPADADGEAIQNAALDVAREIERYQDHKRLGPNGGPGVSGAFFQMLYQVLIGQERGPRFGSFAALYGIENTRKLIEKALSGQLTSRS, from the coding sequence TTGTCCCAGACCCTGCCCCCTCTCGATCCTTCGGCCATCGCCGCTGCCCCCAACGCCCGTGCCTGGCCGTTCGAGGAAGCCAAAAAGGTCGTGCGGCGCGCCGAGAAGCTGGACAAGGACGAGGTGATCTTCGAGACCGGCTACGGCCCCTCGGGCAAGCCCCATATCGGCACGTTCGGAGAGGTGATGCGCACCACAATGGTGCGCACCGCGTTCCGGCTTCTGACCGGCGATGCGATCAAGACCCGGCTGATCTGCTTTTCCGACGATATGGACGGGATGCGCAAGATCCCCGACAACGTACCGTCGCGGGAGGCGCTGGAACCCTATCTCCAGATGCCGTTGACCGCTGTGCCCGATCCCTGGACCAACGAATTTTCCAGCTTCGGCGAGCACAACAACGCCATGCTGCGCCGCTTCCTCGATACGTTCGGGTTCGACTACGAATTCGCCAGTGCGACCGATTATTACAAGTCGGGCAAGTTCGACGCCATGCTGCTGCGCGCGCTTGAGCGCTATGACGACATCATGAATGTGATGCTCCCCACGCTCGGGGCGGAGCGGCAGGCGACCTATTCGCCCATTCTGCCCATCTCGCCGACCTCTGGCCGCGTGCTTTACGTGCCCATGAAGGAAGTCAACGCCAAGGACGGCACCGTGACCTTCACCGACGAGGACGGGCGCGATGTGACTGTTCCGGTCACCGGCGGCAATGTAAAGCTGCAGTGGAAGCCCGATTTCGGCATGCGCTGGGCGGCGCTCGGGGTTGATTTCGAGATGTTCGGCAAGGATCACCAGACCAATCAGGTGATCTATGACAGGATTTGCGCGATCCTCGGCGGCACCCCGCCCGAGCATTACGTCTATGAACTCTTCCTCGACGAAGAGGGCCAGAAGATTTCCAAGTCCAAGGGCAATGGCATCACCATCGACGAATGGCTGACCTACGCATCCTCGGAAAGCCTCTCGCTGTTCATGTTCCAAAAGCCCAGAACGGCCAAGCGGCTCTATTTCGACGTCATCCCCAAGGCGGTGGACGAATATTTCACCTTCGCCGCCAAAGCCCAGAGCGAGGATGCGGGCCAGCTTCTGGAAAACCCGACCTTCCACATTCATTCGGCCATGCCCCCGGCATACGACATGCCGGTCAGCTTTGCCCTGCTGCTCAACCTCGCCACAGCGTCCAACCCCGAAAGCCGGGAAGTGATGTGGGGCTACATTTCAGCCTACGCCCCCGGCGTGACACCCCAGACGCACCCCCATCTCGATGCGCTGGTCGGCTACGCCATGCGCTATTTCGAGGACTTCGTTGAAAAGTCCTACCGCGCACCCGACGATGTCGAGCGCAAGGCGCTCGAAGAACTCTCCGATACTCTGGCAAGACTTCCCGCCGATGCGGATGGAGAGGCAATCCAGAACGCGGCCCTCGACGTGGCGCGCGAGATCGAACGCTATCAGGATCACAAGCGCCTCGGTCCCAATGGCGGCCCGGGTGTATCGGGCGCCTTCTTCCAGATGCTCTATCAGGTATTGATCGGCCAGGAACGCGGCCCCCGCTTCGGCTCCTTCGCCGCCCTTTACGGCATCGAGAACACCCGCAAGCTGATCGAAAAGGCGCTGAGCGGGCAACTGACTTCCCGAAGCTGA
- a CDS encoding DUF952 domain-containing protein: protein MAQPIYKIASAQDWTTARAVGQLVGTPVDMADGYIHFSTAAQLAETLEKHYRGASGLVLATIDPDLISADLVWEPSRGGQLFPHLYAPLPMAAVIAERDLAARPDGGFDLPEIS, encoded by the coding sequence ATGGCCCAGCCGATCTATAAAATCGCTTCCGCCCAGGACTGGACAACCGCGCGCGCCGTGGGACAATTGGTGGGGACTCCGGTTGATATGGCCGATGGCTATATCCATTTTTCGACCGCCGCTCAATTGGCCGAAACGCTTGAAAAGCACTATCGCGGCGCCTCCGGGCTCGTTCTGGCGACGATCGATCCCGACCTGATCAGCGCCGATCTCGTCTGGGAGCCCTCGCGCGGCGGGCAGCTTTTCCCCCATCTTTATGCGCCATTGCCGATGGCGGCAGTTATTGCAGAGCGAGACCTCGCCGCCCGGCCCGATGGTGGCTTCGA
- a CDS encoding tellurite resistance TerB family protein, translating into MQLSATDALVHVMVMAAVSDKDVTDREMDRFAALISRWPVFENFDIGRLPEVASSCVETVNKAGLDALLDQIAQTLEPRLQETAYAIAVEIATVDLTLNQEELRMLEMIRDAFSIDRLTTAAIETSARIRHRRL; encoded by the coding sequence ATGCAGCTTTCCGCAACCGACGCCCTCGTCCATGTGATGGTGATGGCCGCGGTATCAGACAAGGATGTGACCGACCGGGAAATGGACCGGTTCGCCGCGCTTATCAGCCGCTGGCCGGTGTTTGAAAACTTCGATATCGGAAGACTGCCCGAAGTCGCATCGAGTTGCGTGGAGACCGTCAACAAGGCGGGGCTCGACGCCCTGCTCGACCAGATCGCCCAGACGCTCGAACCACGGTTGCAGGAAACCGCCTATGCGATAGCCGTCGAGATCGCCACCGTCGATCTCACGCTCAACCAGGAAGAGCTGCGCATGCTGGAGATGATCCGCGATGCGTTTTCGATTGACCGATTGACCACGGCGGCGATCGAGACATCGGCGCGGATCAGACACCGGCGGCTTTAG
- a CDS encoding S24 family peptidase has translation MLSHRAIWEALDSLADRHGLSASGLAKLAGLDATAFNPSKRVSKDGRERWPSTESIAKVLEATSENFDSLLSGGLNYSQSTAASRAVPLLGFAQAGSGGYFDAAGFPAGQGWDEVRFPGLGDGTAYALEVTGESMQPLYRDGDYIIVSPTEQLRRGDRVVARTQDGEVMAKILHRRTEKQIELHSINPDHPPRIFKPEEIDWIARILWASQ, from the coding sequence ATGTTGTCTCATCGCGCCATATGGGAAGCTCTCGATAGCCTGGCCGACCGGCACGGCCTGTCGGCGTCGGGTCTTGCCAAGCTGGCGGGGCTGGATGCCACTGCGTTCAATCCATCCAAGCGCGTCAGCAAGGATGGACGCGAGCGCTGGCCGTCCACCGAATCGATTGCCAAGGTGCTCGAGGCGACCAGCGAAAATTTCGATTCGCTGCTTTCGGGCGGACTGAATTACAGCCAGAGCACGGCGGCCAGCCGAGCGGTGCCGCTGCTGGGTTTTGCGCAGGCCGGATCGGGCGGTTATTTCGATGCGGCGGGCTTTCCGGCCGGTCAGGGATGGGATGAGGTCCGCTTCCCCGGGTTGGGTGATGGCACTGCCTATGCGCTTGAAGTGACTGGGGAATCCATGCAGCCGCTGTATCGTGACGGCGACTATATCATCGTCTCGCCCACAGAACAGTTGCGGCGGGGCGACCGTGTGGTGGCGCGCACGCAGGATGGGGAGGTGATGGCCAAGATTTTGCATCGGCGCACCGAAAAACAGATCGAATTGCATTCTATCAATCCCGATCATCCGCCGCGTATCTTCAAGCCCGAGGAAATCGACTGGATCGCCCGGATTCTGTGGGCCAGCCAGTAA